Part of the Gammaproteobacteria bacterium genome, CGCCTATTCGGGCTTTGAAAACCAGGTGAAACGTTCGCTCGAGGAGCGTATCAAGCGTTTTCACATGGAGGATAAGTTCGGTCAGATTCTGGTCCCCACCGAAGAAGTGGTGGAGATGAAGGAAGGGCAGAAACGGCGCAGTGAGCGCAAGTTTTTCCCTGGCTATGTGCTGGTGCAGATGGAGATGGGTGACGACTCCTGGCATCTGGTCAAGGAGGCGCCCAAGGTGCTCGGTTTCATCGGCGGCACCAGCGACAAGCCTGCGCCCATCAGCGACAAGGAGGCCGACGCGATCCTGCACCGCATTCAGGAAGGCGTCGAGCGCCCCCGGCCCAAGGTCCTGTTCGAGGTGGGCGAAGTGGTGCGTGTCACCGATGGCCCCTTCAACGACTTCAATGGCGTTGTCGAAGAGGTCAATTACGACAAGAGCCGCCTGCTGGTGGCGGTACAGATTTTCGGTCGTTCGACGCCGGTGGAGCTCGAGTTCCACCAGGTCGAAAAGGCCTGACGGGCGGCTCACCAAGGCCGCAAGTTAAACAACCGGGGAGCCGAGAGGCGCTTGCACCCGTTGGAGTGAAATCATGGCAAAGAAGATTCAGGCGTATATCAAGTTGCAGGTCCCTGCAGGCCAGGCGAATCCCAGTCCGCCCGTTGGCCCGGCGCTGGGTCAGCACGGTGTGAACATCATGGAGTTCTGTAAGGCCTTCAATGCCCAGAGTCAGGGCATTGAGCAGGGTCTGCCGATTCCGGTGGTGATTACGGTCTACAATGACCGTAGTTTCACCTTCATTATGAAGACCCCGCCGGCGGCCGTGCTGCTCAAGAAGGCGGCCGGCATCCCGAAGGGCAGCGGCACCCCGAACACCAATAAGGTGGGCAAGGTGAATCGCGCGCAACTGGAAGAAATCGCCAAGACCAAGATGCCCGATCTGACCGCTGCCGATATGGATGCTGCCGTGCGGACCATCGCCGGCAGTGCGCGCAGCATGGGTCTTGAAGTGGAGGGGGTCGAGTAATGGCACGCCTGAGCAAACGTCAGAAGCTGATCAACGAAAAGCTGGAGCGCGGCAGGCTCTATCCGGCCACCGAGGCCTTCACCCTGCTCAAGGATCTGTCGACCGTGAAGTTCGCGGAGGCGGTGGACGTCGCCGTGAATCTCGGCGTCGATCCCCGCAAATCGGATCAGGTCGTGCGCGGGTCGACGGTGCTGCCCCACGGCACGGGCAAGAGCGTGCGTGTGGCGGTCTTCGCCCAGGGCGCGGCGGCTGATGCCGCCAAAGCGGCCGGTGCGGACGTGGTCGGCTTCGAGGATCTCGCCGAAGAAGTAAAGGGCGGGCGCATGGATTTCGACGTGGTCATCGCCTCTCCGGACGCGATGCGCGTCGTCGGCCAGCTGGGCCAGATTCTGGGGCCGCGCGGGCTGATGCCGAACCCCAAGGTGGGCACCGTGACCCCTGATGTGGCGACCGCGGTGAACAACGCCAAGGCGGGTCAGGTGCGTTACCGGACCGACAAGGCCGGCATCATCCATTGCACGATCGGCAAGGTGGGCTTCGAGCCCAAGGCGCTGGAGGAGAACCTCAACGCGCTGCTCGCCGACCTGACCAAGGCGAAACCCGCCTCGGCCAAGGGTGTCTATATGAAAAAGGTGACCGTCTCCACGACCATGGGGCCGGGCATCTCGCTGGACCAGACCAGCCTCTCGTTCTGAGGCTGAGTTAAGGAATTCGGCCGTCTTCGGGCGGCCGGCGGGGCTCAGGCCGAGCCCCGGGGCCGTCAGGCCTGGGATGTGCAAGGATGCAAATCGTCCAAGACCGCAGGTGTGGTGACACATAAACGGGATTTCCCGGCCTGCGCAGACGGTGCAACCCGAGTCAGGAATGCCTGGTGCGGGGGAGCCGTTCGGAGGCCGTCCAGATGGGCGGCTGGAGTAATACGGTGGTGGTAACCCCCATCGAACCAGGAGGTAGTTAACTGTGGCACTCACGTTGGAAGACAAAAAGCAGGTTGTCTCTGAAGTGGCCGCGGTGGCTGCTAATGCACACTCGGCAGTTGCGGCTGAATACCGCGGCTTGAGTGTGGAGGCGCTGACCGAACTGCGTGCCAAGGCGCGTGACGGTGGCGTTTATATGCGTGTGGTGAAGAACACCCTTGCGCGTCGTGCAGTCGAAGGTACTGACTTCGAATGCATGAGCGAAGGGATGGTCGGCCCGCTGTTGTACGCGTTTTCCCAGGAAGATCCTGGTGCGGCAGCGCGGGTGATCAAGGACTTCGTCAAGGAGAACGAGGCGCTCAAGGTAAAGCTGGTTTCGATCGGCGGACAGATGTTCGCTGCATCCGAGCTGGAACGCCTTGCCAGCCTGCCGACCCGTGATCAGGCACTGAGCCTGCTCATGGCCGTGATGAAGGCCCCGATCGAGAAGTTTGCCCGTACCGTCAACGAGGTGCCCGGCAAGCTGGTTCGCACCGTCGCAGCAGTCCGCGACCAGAAGCAGGCGACTGCTTGATTTTGATTTCATGACTCGGAATTGACAGGAGTAATACCATGGCTGTGTCCAAAGAAGATATCTTGGAAGCGATTTCCAATATGACCGTGATGGAGGTCGTCGATCTGATCTCCGCGATGGAAGAGAAGTTCGGCGTTTCCGCTGCCGCTGCTGTGGCCGCGGCACCGATGGCTGCCGGTGGCGGTGAAGCCGCCGCCGCCGAAGAGAAGGACAGCTTCGACGTTGTCATGTCCAGCTTCGGCGACAACAAGGTGGGCGTCATCAAGGTGGTCCGCACCATCACCGGTCTGGGCCTGAAGGAGGCCAAGGAAATGGTTGAGGGTGCACCTTCCACCGTTAAGGAAGGCGCGTCCAAGGATGAGGCCGAAGACATCAAGAAGCAGCTTGAGGAAGCCGGCGCCAAGGTCGAGCTTAAGTAAGCTGCCTCTGTTGTCAAAGGCTGGTTTGTTGTACTGAGTGAAAGGCTGGCGATGCCGCATCGCCGGCCTTTTGCTGCTTGATTTTTTGTACCTGGTTTGCGGTGTGCGTAGCGAGTTGGTTCTGTGAGAGGAAAGACAATGGCCTACAGTTTTACAGAGAAAAAGCGGATTCGAAAGGATTTCGGCAAGCGTCCACAGATACTGGAGGTCCCGGATCTGCTCTCGATCCAGGTCGAATCCTACCGCCAGTTCCTCCAGAATGACCATGCCCCCGAGGCGCGTGCCGATCTCGGGCTTCATGGTGCCTTCAAGTCCGTATTCCCGATCGTCAGCTATTCGGGGCACGTGCATCTCGAATACGTGAGCTATCGCCTCGGTCAGCCGATCTTCGACGTCAAGGAGTGTCTGCTGCGGGGCCTGACCTACGCCGCGCCCCTGCGCGTGGTGCTGCGCCTGGTGATTTACGACAAGGAGGCCCCGGCGGGCACCCAGGTCGTCAAGGACATCAAGGAGCAGGAGGTCTATCTGGGCGAGATGCCGCTCATGACCGAACACGGCACCTTCGTCGTCAACGGTACCGAGCGCGTCATCGTTTCCCAGCTGCACCGTTCGCCGGGTGTGTTCTTCGACCACGATAAGGGCAAGACCCATTCGTCCGGCAAACTGCTGTTCAATGCGCGGGTCATTCCTTACCGTGGTTCCTGGCTGGATTTCGAATTCGATCCCAAGGATCTGGTGTACGTGCGTATCGACCGGCGCCGCAAGCTGCCGGCCACCGTGCTGCTGCACGCACTCGGTTATGACGACGAGCAGATCATCGAGCAGTTCTTCGATACCAATATCGTTCGTCGTGGCAAGAACGGTTACGAGCTGGACCTGATCCCCGAGCGCCTGCGCGGCGAGACCGCCACCTTCGACATCTCGGTCAAGGGCAAGGTGCTGGTGGAGACCGGCCGTCGCATTACCGCACGCCACATCCGCGAACTCGAAAGCGCCAACGTCAAGACGCTTGCCATCCCTGACGAATACCTGATTGGCAAGGTGGTGGCCCAGAGCCTGGTCGACACCGACACCGGCGAGCTGGTCGCCAACGTCAACGACGAAATCACCGAGGAACTGCTGCACAAGATTCAGCAGGCCGGGGTGAAGGAATTCCGTGTCCTGTACACCAACGACCTGGATCGCGGTCCGTACATGTCGGACACCCTGCGTGCCGACACGACCAAGACCCAGCTCGAGGCGCAGGTCGAGATCTACCGCATGATGCGTCCCGGCGAGCCGCCTACCAAGGAGGCCGCTCAGAACCTGTTCGAAAACCTGTTCTTCAACGAAGAGCGGTACGACCTGTCGCCGGTGGGACGCATGAAGTTCAACCGCCGCGTCGGGCGTGAAGAGCTGACCGGTCCGGGCACCCTCACCAACGAGGACATCCAGGCCGTGCTGCATACGCTGCTCGATATCCGCAACGGCAATGGCGTGGTCGACGATATCGACCATCTCGGCAATCGCCGTGTGCGCAGCGTCGGTGAGATGGCGGAGAACGTGTTCCGTGTCGGACTGGTGCGCGTCGAACGCGCGGTCAAGGAACGCCTGACCGTCGCCGAAAGCGAAGGCCTGATGCCGCAGGAACTGATCAACGCCAAGCCGGTGGCGGCGGCGGTGAAGGAGTTCTTCGGCTCCTCCCAGCTGTCCCAGTTCATGGACCAGAACAACCCGCTGTCCGAGGTGACCCACAAGCGGCGTATTTCGGCGCTGGGTCCGGGCGGTCTGACCCGTGAGCGCGCCGGTTTTGAGGTGCGCGACGTGCATCCGACCCACTACGGCCGCGTATGCCCGATCGAGACCCCTGAAGGCCCGAACATCGGTCTGATCAACTCGCTGGCGGTTTATGCCCGTACCAACGCATACGGATTCCTCGAGACCCCCTACCGCAAGGTGGTTGACGGCAAGGTGACCGAGCAGATCGATTACCTGTCGGCGATCGAGGAAGGGCAGTACACCATCGCGCAGGCGAACGCGACCCTGGATGCGAAAGGCGCATTGGTCGATGACCTGATCTCCTGTCGTCACCAGAACGAGTTCATGCTCGCGCCGCGTGAAAAGGTCCAGTACATGGACGTGTCGCCGAAGCAGATCGTGTCGGTGGCCGCCTCGCTGATCCCGTTCCTCGAGCATGACGACGCCAACCGCGCGCTCATGGGTTCCAACATGCAGCGCCAGGCCGTGCCCTGCCTGCGTTCCGAGAAACCGCTGGTGGGTACCGGTATCGAGCGCGTGGTGGCGGTGGACTCCGGTTCCACGGTGTGCGCACGTCGCGGCGGCACGGTCGATTCCGTCGACGCTGCCCGTGTCGTGGTGCGCGTGAACGACGATGAAACCCACGCGGGCGAGCCGGGTGTGGATATCTACAACCTCACCAAGTACACCCGTTCCAACCAGAACACCTGCATCAACCAGCGGCCGCTGGTCAAGGTGGGTGACCAGATCGCACGCGGCGACGTGCTGGCAGACGGTTCCTCCACCGACATGGGTGAACTGGCCCTGGGGCAGAACATGCTGGTCGCATTCATGCCCTGGAACGGCTACAACTTCGAGGATTCCATCCTCATCTCCGAGCGTGTGGTCCGCGAGGACCGCTTCACCTCGATCCATATCGAGGAGCTGACCTGTGTCGCGCGCGACACCAAGCTGGGTGCCGAAGAGATCTCTGCGGATATTCCCAACGTCAGCGAAAGCCTGCTTTCCAAGCTGGACGAGTCGGGCATCGTGTACATCGGTGCTGAGGTGAAGCCGGGAGACATCCTAGTCGGCAAGGTGACGCCGAAGGGCGAAACCCAGCTGACCCCGGAAGAGAAGCTGCTGCGCGCCATCTTTGGTGAGAAGGCGTCGGACGTGAAGGACACCTCGCTGCGCGTGCCCTCCGGCATGGAAGGCACCGTCATCGACGTGCGCGTGTTCACGCGCGACGGCGTCGAGAAGGACAAGCGTGCGCTGGCCATCGAAGAGGCCGAGCTGGAACGGGTGCGCAAGGACCTCAAGGATCAGCTGCGCATCTACGAGGACGATATCTACGATCGCGTCGAAAAGCTGCTGGTTGGCAAGGTTGCCGAGGGTGGCCCGAATAAGCTGGCCGCCGGCAGTAAGGTGACCAAAAGCTACCTGACCGACCTGGACCGTCAGAAGTGGTTCGAGGTCCGCATGCGCAACGACGAGGTCAACGAGCAGCTGGAGGCTCTCGCGC contains:
- the rplJ gene encoding 50S ribosomal protein L10, coding for MALTLEDKKQVVSEVAAVAANAHSAVAAEYRGLSVEALTELRAKARDGGVYMRVVKNTLARRAVEGTDFECMSEGMVGPLLYAFSQEDPGAAARVIKDFVKENEALKVKLVSIGGQMFAASELERLASLPTRDQALSLLMAVMKAPIEKFARTVNEVPGKLVRTVAAVRDQKQATA
- the nusG gene encoding transcription termination/antitermination protein NusG; translation: MALRWYVVHAYSGFENQVKRSLEERIKRFHMEDKFGQILVPTEEVVEMKEGQKRRSERKFFPGYVLVQMEMGDDSWHLVKEAPKVLGFIGGTSDKPAPISDKEADAILHRIQEGVERPRPKVLFEVGEVVRVTDGPFNDFNGVVEEVNYDKSRLLVAVQIFGRSTPVELEFHQVEKA
- the rpoB gene encoding DNA-directed RNA polymerase subunit beta gives rise to the protein MAYSFTEKKRIRKDFGKRPQILEVPDLLSIQVESYRQFLQNDHAPEARADLGLHGAFKSVFPIVSYSGHVHLEYVSYRLGQPIFDVKECLLRGLTYAAPLRVVLRLVIYDKEAPAGTQVVKDIKEQEVYLGEMPLMTEHGTFVVNGTERVIVSQLHRSPGVFFDHDKGKTHSSGKLLFNARVIPYRGSWLDFEFDPKDLVYVRIDRRRKLPATVLLHALGYDDEQIIEQFFDTNIVRRGKNGYELDLIPERLRGETATFDISVKGKVLVETGRRITARHIRELESANVKTLAIPDEYLIGKVVAQSLVDTDTGELVANVNDEITEELLHKIQQAGVKEFRVLYTNDLDRGPYMSDTLRADTTKTQLEAQVEIYRMMRPGEPPTKEAAQNLFENLFFNEERYDLSPVGRMKFNRRVGREELTGPGTLTNEDIQAVLHTLLDIRNGNGVVDDIDHLGNRRVRSVGEMAENVFRVGLVRVERAVKERLTVAESEGLMPQELINAKPVAAAVKEFFGSSQLSQFMDQNNPLSEVTHKRRISALGPGGLTRERAGFEVRDVHPTHYGRVCPIETPEGPNIGLINSLAVYARTNAYGFLETPYRKVVDGKVTEQIDYLSAIEEGQYTIAQANATLDAKGALVDDLISCRHQNEFMLAPREKVQYMDVSPKQIVSVAASLIPFLEHDDANRALMGSNMQRQAVPCLRSEKPLVGTGIERVVAVDSGSTVCARRGGTVDSVDAARVVVRVNDDETHAGEPGVDIYNLTKYTRSNQNTCINQRPLVKVGDQIARGDVLADGSSTDMGELALGQNMLVAFMPWNGYNFEDSILISERVVREDRFTSIHIEELTCVARDTKLGAEEISADIPNVSESLLSKLDESGIVYIGAEVKPGDILVGKVTPKGETQLTPEEKLLRAIFGEKASDVKDTSLRVPSGMEGTVIDVRVFTRDGVEKDKRALAIEEAELERVRKDLKDQLRIYEDDIYDRVEKLLVGKVAEGGPNKLAAGSKVTKSYLTDLDRQKWFEVRMRNDEVNEQLEALAQQLEIQAKEFEERLKEYKQKIAQGDDLAPGVLKMVKVYLAVKRRMQPGDKMAGRHGNKGVVSMIVPEEDMPFMDDGTPVDIVLNPLGVPSRMNVGQVLETHLGWAAKGLGHKVGRMLEAHTKIEEVRKFLEAVYNEGAVRKTDLSALSEDEMLELARNLTAGVPMATPVFDGASEEEICAMLRLADLPESGQTHLYDGRTGDSFERPVTVGYMHMLKLNHLVDDKMHARSTGPYSLVTQQPLGGKAQFGGQRFGEMEVWALEAYGSAYTLQEMLTVKSDDVQGRNKMYKNIVDGDHRMEANMPESFNVLMKEIRSLGINIELEQD
- the rplL gene encoding 50S ribosomal protein L7/L12 translates to MAVSKEDILEAISNMTVMEVVDLISAMEEKFGVSAAAAVAAAPMAAGGGEAAAAEEKDSFDVVMSSFGDNKVGVIKVVRTITGLGLKEAKEMVEGAPSTVKEGASKDEAEDIKKQLEEAGAKVELK
- the rplK gene encoding 50S ribosomal protein L11; translated protein: MAKKIQAYIKLQVPAGQANPSPPVGPALGQHGVNIMEFCKAFNAQSQGIEQGLPIPVVITVYNDRSFTFIMKTPPAAVLLKKAAGIPKGSGTPNTNKVGKVNRAQLEEIAKTKMPDLTAADMDAAVRTIAGSARSMGLEVEGVE
- the rplA gene encoding 50S ribosomal protein L1, whose amino-acid sequence is MARLSKRQKLINEKLERGRLYPATEAFTLLKDLSTVKFAEAVDVAVNLGVDPRKSDQVVRGSTVLPHGTGKSVRVAVFAQGAAADAAKAAGADVVGFEDLAEEVKGGRMDFDVVIASPDAMRVVGQLGQILGPRGLMPNPKVGTVTPDVATAVNNAKAGQVRYRTDKAGIIHCTIGKVGFEPKALEENLNALLADLTKAKPASAKGVYMKKVTVSTTMGPGISLDQTSLSF